In the Psychromicrobium lacuslunae genome, CGGTACCTAGCTCAATTCAATGCCTCACAAAAGCAGGACCTGGTGCCGGTAGGCTCCGGCGAGATCTACCCGATTGGTTTTTATTCGAAGAAGTGGTCATCGGTCGCTGAGGTACCGCAGGGCGCCGAGGTGGCGTTGAGCAATAACCCGGCCAATCAAGTTCGCCCCTTACTGGCGCTCAAGGAGGCTGGACTGGTCGTCTTCAAGGGAGATCCTGGCTGGAAAGCTACTTTGGCCGATGTTGATTACGCTAAGTCGCGGATCGGTAAGATCACCCCAATCGATCCCACCCAGACCGCTGCATCCTTGGACAGCGTCGATATCGCTTTTGTGGATTCCCAGTTCGCGGCGAATGCCAAGCTCACGGCACAGCAAGAAATCTACAAGGAGTCGGCTGAACGTGACGATCTGCAGCAGTACATTAATATCTTCGTCGCCAAGGCCAAAGATGCCGATAACCCCGCAATAGCAACTCTGGTTAAGATCTATCAGTCGGATGAGATCAAACAGGCCATCCACAGTGAGAAAGGTCAGGATGCGGTTTTCCGCAGCGACGTACCGGTGAGCGAACTTAAAGCGGTGTTAGCTGAGCAGCAGAAGCAGTTCTCCTAAGCGAGGCCGTCGTTAGTGGGGCGGCGATCCTTGCTGCCGGACGGTAAAGTTTCAGTTGCCGCCGAATGAAAGAACGCAGATGAAAAGGGTTGCCCAGAGGGCCCAGCAAAGGCCGCTAGCGGCACTATCTATGGTCCTCGTGTTAGCCAGTGGAGCAACCCTAGCCGCCTGCTCCACTACGGCGCCGCAGACGGCAAAGAAGTGCGCTACTGGGACTTTGTCGTACTCGTACCCAGACGCCGAGGCCGCGGCCGAGCAGATAGCGCCGGAGACCACTCCGAAATCGTTGCCGATCACGAAATCTCTGGCGCGAAATATCAATTGGAAGCTGCTCAATAAAGCGTCAGGTGAAGTGCTCGGCGAGGGGATTACCGACCCTAGCAGTGCCGCGTTCGAAGCCTGTTTCGACGCTTCACTGTCTTCCAGCGCGGTAAAGGTCCAATTTGAGTCGGCGAGATCCGGGCTGTGGCGGACGGTAAAGGCCAATGACGCCGCCGCAACAACTTATACCAATGACCACAACCTCGAAGGGCAGAACTTCGGTGCTCTCGAAGTACCCGAGGATCAAGCCGCAGCCTTCAAAATTGTCGATACGCTTTCCTCATTATGGGCGAAGCGAGCCAATAGCAGCTCAGCCTGTTGGGCGGCTTTTGAGAGTCCCGGACAATGCAAGCCGCTCACTTTTGCCTGGGGGAGCGCCATCGATAACGATAAGGACGAGGGCGGCAAAGACACCGGTTATTGGGACTATCGCGGACCTGACAGCGGAAGCAAGTATGTCGTGGTCGGCAGCAACAGCATCCGATCAAAACACACCATTGTCCATGAAGCGGGTCATGCCTGGCAGGAAATGCTGAACGGTAGCTTTCCAGTGGTGACAAATTGCGCGGAACATACTCACGCCAAGGCAACCTCGACCAGCTGTGCGTGGACCGAAGGCTGGGCTGACGCGGTGGCCGCCTGGGCTCTCGGCGACACCCGCTATGTCTTCGATGACGGCAAATACATTGATCTGGTCGGTCATCCGGAGTGGCAGCAGGGAGCTGCCGTGCAGGGCCGGGTGGCGGCTGCATTACTGCAATTATGGGCTGGGCCAGACGCCGGCAGCTGGGATAAAACCATTTCGCTGATGACCGGGAAGGTAGTGAGCTGTTTCAGCGAGTACTATCAGGCCCGACCAGCTGCTGGCCTGGCTAACACGGCGGCGGTCGAAAAGATTCTCACCGATAACTCGCTCGATCCTCAGAGTGTGGCGGACTGCGGCTAGCCTTCGGTGTGATGACTCAACTAACGCCACAGCCTGGGCCGGGATAGCAGGCAGCCCGCAGAGTCGCCTAGCGGTGACTCTGCGGGCTGCCTGCTATCTGCTGAGTGGCTACACCCCGTAGTAAAGCTCGAACTCGTACGGGTTCGGGCGCAGCGCAAGCGGTTTGATCTCGTTCTCCCGCTTGTACTCGATCCAGGTGTCGATCAAGTCCTGCGGGAAGACTCCGCCGGCCTGCAGGAACTCGTTATCGGCTTCCAGGGCGTCCAAAGCTTCTTCGAGCGAACCCGGAGCCTTGGGGATGTCCTTGGCTTCTTCCGGCGGCAGCTCGTAGAGGTCCTTATCGATCGGTGCGGGTGGCTCGATCCGATTGCGGATGCCGTCCAGGCCAGCCATCAGCTGAGCCGCGAAAGCCAGGTAAGGGTTGGAGGAGGGGTCCGGGGCGCGGAACTCGATCCGCTTAGCCTTCGGGTTGGAGCCGGTGATCGGAATCCGGATGCCGGCCGAGCGGTTACCCTGCGAGTAGACCATGTTGACCGGCGCCTCGAAACCCTTGACCAGGCGTCGGTAGGAGTTCACCGTCGGGTTGGTGAAGGCCAGGATCGCCGAAGCATGCTTCAGCACCCCGCCGATGTACCAGCGAGCCAGGTCAGACAGGCCGCCGTAACCCTTTTCGTCGTAGAACAGCGGTTCGCCATTGCTCCACAGCGATTGGTGGCAGTGCATGCCGGAGCCGTTGTCGCCAAAGATCGGCTTGGGCATGAAAGTGACGCTCTTACCCCATTCGGCGGCGGTGTTCTTAATGATGTACTTGAATTTCTGCAAGTCATCAGCTGCGTGGACCAGGGTTGAGAATTTGTAGTTGATTTCGGCCTGGCCAGCGGCACCGACTTCGTGGTGCGAACGCTCCACCTCAAGGCCAGCTTCACCCAAGGCGACACACATTGCATCACGCAAATCAGCCTGGTGGTCAACCGGAGCAACCGGGAAGTAACCGCCCTTGAACGGCGTCTTGTTACCAAGGTTGCCGCCCTCTTCCTTGCGGCCCGAGTTCCAGGGCGCCTCAATGGAATCCACCTTGTAGAAGGAACCCTGCGGCGAAGATTCGAACTGCACATTATCGAAAACGTAGAACTCGGCTTCGGGCGCGAAGAATGCGGTATCGGCAATGCCGGTCGAAGCTAGGTACGCTTCAGCACGTTCCGCGACGCTGCGCGGATCGCGATGGTAAGGGTCACCGGTTCGTGGGTTCACGATGGAGAAGTTCAGCGCGAGGGTCTTCTCAATCCGGAAAGTATCGACAAAGGCCGTGGTGACGTCCGGAATGAGCTGCATATCTGATTCGTGAATGCCTTGGAAGCCGCGGATCGATGAGCCGTCGAAGAGCTGTCCGTTGACAAAGAAGTCAGCATCGACGCTTTGCGCCGGAACGTTGAAGTGCTGCTGCACGCCGGGAAGGTCGGTAAAACGAATATCGACGAACTTCACATCTTCGTCTTTGATGAACTTGAGGACTTCGTCCGCATTCTTGAACATCTATGCTCCTTTTAGCACGTAGGCAATGGCCGGATCTGCTGATGCGCAGCAATCCCAACTGTTAACAGCATAGTCAGAGCGGATTTCTCGGCGGTATCGTGATTGTTTCCGGCAGGTTACGGTCGCAGCCGTGATTGGCTCTTCGGCGTTCCCAGCCAGCCGCCGCGGAGCAGATATGAGAACTACCCAAGCTCCCGGTAGCCTTGAAGGGTGGTAGATCGTAAAGACCTTGGCTCCTGGATGTCCGGACCGGACACTTCGCACATCTCCAAATACCCGGGAGAACGGCTTGGTCTGCCGGAAACCGGAGTCGGATCGATAGCGCGGGCCGGCCGAAGAATTCTTGCGCTCATCATCGACTGGGCGCTGTGCATGCTGATCGGCTATTTCCTGTTTCAGGGTGCCGCGCTGGCCACTTTGGGTATCTTCTTGGTGGAGCAGATCGTTTTGGTGGGCACTTTGGGCTATAGCGTGGGGCATCGGATCGTGAATATTCACGTGGTGCGGCAGGCTCGTGCAGGGACAACCGAATTTGCTGCTGCGGGCTTGCTGGCCGGCGTCGTCCGCGGGCTTTTGCTGTGTTTGCTCATTCCGGCCGTGATTACCGATCCAGACCACCGCGGCCTGCACGATAAGGCGATGAACACCATTTTGGTGCGCAGAGGCTAGCAGGTCGGCTCCCTGATGAGTTAGCTCACTGTTTCTCGGCCAGCGAACTGTGCTTGAAGCTTGAACGGGCAGGGACGACGCTGCCCACCGAATCGGCAGATTCAGTGGGCAGCAATATCAAGAACCTCAGTCGCGGATTTAGCGCCCGCGGGCTGCTTTGCGGTCGGGTCGAGCCTTATAGGGGTCGACGCCTTTCGGGATTGGCAATTTCCCGCCCAGCGAAGCGATGCGCTTGCTGACCGCATTGACCTCGGCCTTGGTCAGCTCATTCTTGAGCTTCTTGACCTGTTTGGCGACCTTGCTCAGTTCAACCTGGCCCTCTTCCCGGCCGGACTGAATAACATGAACGGAAACATTGGGCAGGATCCGGCCCAGCTTCTTGCGTTCCGCCTCCACCAGGGTGCGCACTCGGTGCGGGGCTCCCTCGGTCACCAGTACGACGCCAGGGCGGCCAACCGCCCGGAAGACCGCGTCCTGGCTGCGCGGATTGACGGCGACCGGTTGTTCT is a window encoding:
- a CDS encoding MetQ/NlpA family ABC transporter substrate-binding protein, coding for MSEHQLPQQPEKAAPVLPSKPKRKLWPKLTIAAGVVVVVAAAAIAIPSWISGNKPASTSTATVKLGVDDAGSAYWKLVAQRAEEQGVKLELVSFTDYSTPNPALVSGDIDVNKFQHLRYLAQFNASQKQDLVPVGSGEIYPIGFYSKKWSSVAEVPQGAEVALSNNPANQVRPLLALKEAGLVVFKGDPGWKATLADVDYAKSRIGKITPIDPTQTAASLDSVDIAFVDSQFAANAKLTAQQEIYKESAERDDLQQYINIFVAKAKDADNPAIATLVKIYQSDEIKQAIHSEKGQDAVFRSDVPVSELKAVLAEQQKQFS
- the glnA gene encoding type I glutamate--ammonia ligase; the protein is MFKNADEVLKFIKDEDVKFVDIRFTDLPGVQQHFNVPAQSVDADFFVNGQLFDGSSIRGFQGIHESDMQLIPDVTTAFVDTFRIEKTLALNFSIVNPRTGDPYHRDPRSVAERAEAYLASTGIADTAFFAPEAEFYVFDNVQFESSPQGSFYKVDSIEAPWNSGRKEEGGNLGNKTPFKGGYFPVAPVDHQADLRDAMCVALGEAGLEVERSHHEVGAAGQAEINYKFSTLVHAADDLQKFKYIIKNTAAEWGKSVTFMPKPIFGDNGSGMHCHQSLWSNGEPLFYDEKGYGGLSDLARWYIGGVLKHASAILAFTNPTVNSYRRLVKGFEAPVNMVYSQGNRSAGIRIPITGSNPKAKRIEFRAPDPSSNPYLAFAAQLMAGLDGIRNRIEPPAPIDKDLYELPPEEAKDIPKAPGSLEEALDALEADNEFLQAGGVFPQDLIDTWIEYKRENEIKPLALRPNPYEFELYYGV
- a CDS encoding RDD family protein, which translates into the protein MVDRKDLGSWMSGPDTSHISKYPGERLGLPETGVGSIARAGRRILALIIDWALCMLIGYFLFQGAALATLGIFLVEQIVLVGTLGYSVGHRIVNIHVVRQARAGTTEFAAAGLLAGVVRGLLLCLLIPAVITDPDHRGLHDKAMNTILVRRG